Part of the Bacillus cereus group sp. RP43 genome is shown below.
TTTGGTGGTGAAGAAAATGAATGTGATTACAAAGTTAAGAAAAGAACAAGACATAACACAAGAAGACTTAGCCTTGAAGGTTGGAATTACTCGTGCTTATTTATCGAATATAGAGAACGGAAAACACACTCCTTCTTTAGATGTCGCTTTTAAAATTGCAGGAACATTGGGAAGCACAATAGAAAAAATTTTTAAATAGAATGTTCGAAAAACGAACTATAGGGAGGTGAAAAAATGCCATCAACTAACATGGCAGTACCAACAGATTCGTCGCATAAACATATAAAAAGCACTTCAAGAGGTGACAACATGAGCCAACAAGAAGAATATGCGGCGACTTATGAATTTGGAAAAACGAAAGTCCATGTTGTGGCTCCTGAGCCAAAATCGCAAAAGGATATTGATAAACTCCTTCAAGCATATTACAAGGCTGGTTGGGCCATCATCAAAGAAATGCAAGTGAAAGAAAACATTGAGGAATAGTTCCTCTCTTTTTATATGAAAAATAGACAAGTTACATATGTACTAAATTCATTGTAACCATTTGAAAACTAAATATGGAGGCGAACAGATATGGGAACAAGCATATACTGCAATTCAGCAATAGGGGAATTATTACAGAATGCTAGAGAATGTTGTGATAATGTTCAGCTGAAAACGAAGAAAGGGTTATCTAAGTACCTTGGTATTACACATGAAAGATTAACTCGTATTGAATCTGGACTTTCTAAACCAGAATTTGAGCTTGCGATGGATTGGTGTCATGCAACAGGAGCAAAGTTGAATCAACAAGCGATTAAACATATTTATGGTGTTGGTTTACCGCCTACAGATCCACGTTTAACTCAAGATGTGAACTTACAACTGATGAACTACATTAAACAAGCTGAAGAGGGAATTTTAGCAGCGAAGGAAATCATGAACTTACAAGTTGCAACAAGGTCATGGAAGCTTGATGAAAAAAAGAAACATGAATACGCAGTTCATGCAAAAGAAATCTTCGATACAATCCAAGCTACTCAATGTGTAGTTCAAGCTCTTGAGCAAGTTCATTTTGGCATTATGGAACAAATACAAGGAAGTTGGTTGCGAAAGGCTATGGCGGAGAACGTTATTATTCAATCGGTGGATAGCTTAATGACTTTAACAAAAGTTTTGTAAAGGAGGAAGTGTAAATGACAGTAGATTACAAGAAACCAAGTTTAAGAGAATATAAGGAACTAATTCGCTATGATGCAAAACTAACTGGTGAAATAAAAATAGCGAAAATACTAGGTGAGGATTCAAAGTCAGTTGAGTTAAAGCAAGAGAAGAAGTTAGTGGGGATTCGAATCAAAATTATCGAAGCATCATTCATTTTAAAACATAAATGGGCAAAAGAAAAAGCTACCGCCTAGACAACAGTAGCTCTAACAAAAATATTGTAAAGCAATTATAACATTTTATAAATCATTTGGACAAGCACTGTGCTTGTCGTTATGACCAGAAAGGGATTGTTCCTCCCATCATCCCCTTACAATACGTCTTTCTGGTTGTAACGATGCGTACAGCATCAGTCAAAACTGTATGAGGGAGGAAAGTGAAGATGAAAAGGATTCAATTAACAGACGGACAACCAACAAGTGTTAGGAGAGAAGATCTCAAATCAGGAGCGGTCGAGTTATTGGAGATAATTAAGACGGCATGTTTGAATAGTAGTTTGAGTTATGTGGAAGTAAATAAAGCTCTTCATGTGGTAGATGAAGAGCTTTATAAAAGAGTTATTAATAGTTCTTGTGAAAAATCATTAAATTAAACTGAGGTTATCTTCTTCTAACTCTTTTTTGTACTTGTCGTATTGCTCTTGGTTAGCACCTACAACATAAGTGGTGTTGTAGTATGCTTGCTCGTTATAGATGTCGATTAGCTTTGTACCAACATGCAATAGCGTCCAACCTTGTTCTAAATAATCATTGGCACGTGAGTTAGCTATGTCGTCATCAAATTCTAAAGTAAATACAATGTCTTTCATATGTAACACCTCCCTCTATGGGAGATTATACCAAAATAATAGATTTTTAGATATTTTTAGTAATTAGACAAGCGTTGTGCTTGTCGTTATGACCAGAAAGGGATTGTTCCTCCCAATACCTCTACAATGTTCCTTTCTGGTTGTAACGATGCGTACAGCATCAACTCAAATAGAAAGGAGATGTAATTCATG
Proteins encoded:
- a CDS encoding helix-turn-helix domain-containing protein: MNVITKLRKEQDITQEDLALKVGITRAYLSNIENGKHTPSLDVAFKIAGTLGSTIEKIFK
- a CDS encoding sporulation sigma factor-processing peptidase; the encoded protein is MGTSIYCNSAIGELLQNARECCDNVQLKTKKGLSKYLGITHERLTRIESGLSKPEFELAMDWCHATGAKLNQQAIKHIYGVGLPPTDPRLTQDVNLQLMNYIKQAEEGILAAKEIMNLQVATRSWKLDEKKKHEYAVHAKEIFDTIQATQCVVQALEQVHFGIMEQIQGSWLRKAMAENVIIQSVDSLMTLTKVL